The Candidatus Paceibacterota bacterium DNA segment CACGTGGGCGATATTATCAAGGCCCATATCAAAGAGGCGGCACCCGACGGCACTGTCAAGAAAGGCGAAGTGGTGGACGCGGTGGTGGTGCGCACCCGGCAGGTGATTCGCCGCGATGATGGCTCCTATCTGCGGTTTGACAGCAATGCAATTGTCCTGATTGACAAAGAATTGAATCCGCGCGGCACGCGCATTTTTGGCCCGGTGGCGCGCGAGCTTCGGGACAAGAAGTTTATGAAGATTGTTTCGCTGGCGCCGGAAGTTATCTGATGGGCCAACACCAGACTATGCGCAGATTTCATGTAAAAAAGGGCGATGAGGCAGTCGTGATTGCGGGGGCGGACAAGGGCAAGCGCGGCCGGATTATCACGGTGGTCGCCAAGAAGCAGCGGGTCATAGTGGAAGGCGCCCACATGATCAAGAAACACATGCGTAAGAGCCAGCAGTATCCGCAAGGCCAGATCGTGGAACGGGAAGGCTCGATCCATATCTCAAATGTGATGAGAGCCGAGGACTACGATGCTCGCGCCGCTCGGCGCGGCACCGCGACTCCTGCCCAGGCGTGAAGCAGGGTTGGAACCTGAAACGAAATGAAAGCCAGACTTTACGACAGATACGTTAAAGAAGTGGTGCCGGTGCTCAAGGAGAAGCACAAGTACACCAATGTGCATCAGGTGCCCCGGATGGAGAAGATTGTGGTCAACATGGGGGTGAGCGCATCGTTGGAGAAGAGCGCTGTGGATGACGCGGCCAAAGATCTGGCGCTGATCACTGGCCGGAAGGCGGCCATTAGCAAGTCGCGACACAACATCGCCAATTTTAAACTTCGCCGCGGGCTGCCAATTGGCTGCCGGGTCACCCTGCGCCGCGACGCGATGTATGAGTTCTTTGATCGGTTGATTGCGACCGCTCTTCCGCGAATCCGCGATTTCCGCGGTCTGTCGCCACGTTCCTTCGATGGCCGGGGCAATTATTCGCTGGGAGTGGGCGACCAGACAATTTTCCCGGAGATTGAATTGGACAAGATCAAGCGGCAGCAAGGCATGGATATTACAATTGTGACCAGCGCGCGCACCGATGATGAAGCGCTGGATCTGTTGAAATTGATGGGCATGCCGTTTGCCGAAGTCCGGCAGGTCGAGACCAAACAAGCCAAGGCCGCTGAGAGCGGACTCGATCAGCAGAGCAAAGGAGGATAGTTTCTTATGGCAAAGATAGCATGGGTCCAACGTAACAAGAAGAAAGCTGAGACCGTCAAGAAGTACGCGGCGATAAGGGCCGAGTTAAAGGCCAAGCGCGACTATGCCGGGCTGGCCAAGCTCCCGCGTAATGCCAGCCCCTCGCGGGTGGTCAACCGGTGTTCCATGAGCGGCCGTCGGCACGGATACCTCCGTAAGTTTGGCTGTTCGCGCTTAACCTTTCGGGAAGGGGCTCTCGGCGGGCTAATTCCGGGCGTGACCAAGGCCAGTTGGTAAAGTTTATGAACGATCCGATTTCTGACATGCTGGCGAGGATACGCAACGCCAACCGGGCACTCTTGCCGGCAGTCGAAGTGCCGCACTCGAAAATAAAGGAAGGCATCGCAGCGATCCTGAAACAGGAGGGCTACGTTGTTGATTTTGCTGTGGAAGGCAAGCTGCCGCGGACAATCAAGTTGAAGTTGAAGTATCAAGGTCGAAAGAGCGTCATCGAAGGGCTGCGCCGAGTGAGCACCCCGGGATTGCGCCGTTATGTCGGCGCTGCCAAGATACCGCGTGTGCGCGGCGGTCTGGGGGTTGCTGTCGTTTCCACCTCAGATGGGCTGTTGACCGACACACAGGCGCGCCGAAAGAACATCGGTGGTGAGTTGATTTGTTATATCTGGTGAGACGATGAAGCGGACCTTCAGAGGCAGACAATCATGCCGGTGCCGCAAGGTATTTTGAGTTTATGTCGCGAATTGGAAAGCAACCGATAGCCATTCCCACCAAAGTAAAGGTGGAGGTCAAAGGCCAGCAGATTTTCATTGAGGGGCCGAAGGGCAAACTCAACTGGGAGTTGCCGCGCCGCACCAGCCTGAAAGTGGAGGACGGCAAGATCGTTGTCAACCGGGAGGGCGATGACTCGCGAGCTAAAGCCCTGCATGGTCTCAGCCGCGCTTTGGTGAACAACATGGTGCGAGGCGTTAGTGAGGGCTTCGTCAAGAGGCTTGAAATTCAAGGGGTTGGATTCAAGGCTGCCGTCGCGGACAACAGCGTCAATCTGAGTTTGGGATACTCACACCCTATCGTATATAAAATCCCGTCTCAGGTCAAAGTGACGGTTGAGGAAAACACAAAGCTGGTTGTCGAAGGTCCCGACCGGCAAGTGGTGGGTCAGGTCGCAGCGGAACTGCGCAGCTTCTACCCGCCCGAACCTTACAAAGGCAAGGGGGTACGATACGCGAACGAGCGGGTGATTCGCAAGGAAGGCAAGACGGTACAGTAATGGGTTACGGAACAATGAGTAAAGTAGTGACTGCTGACGAATTGAGATGAGAACTGAGAAAAAGCACAAACTGGCGCTGCACCGGCGCTGGCGCGTTCGCCGGAAAATCAGTGGTACAAAAGACAGCCCGCGGATGAGCGTTTGTTTTACGAACAAGAATATTCATGTCCAGTTTGTTGATGACACCGCGGGGGTGACCCTCGCGGCAGTTTCTACCACGAGCAAGGGGACGCCGGATCGAAAGAAGTCCGCGGCTAATCTGGCGAGCGCCAAAGTGATCGGCGCACTGGCCGCGCAAAAGGCCCTTGAGAAAGGTATCAAGAGAGTAGTTTTCGACCGCGGTTCCGCGGCGTTTCATGGCAAGGTTAAGGTCTTGGCGGACGCAGCGCGTGAGGGCGGTTTGCACTTTTAACGCATGATGGAAACAAACATTGTGGCTGAACCAACCAAAGTAGAGAGCGGCGAGCCCAGGCCGCAGCGCGGTCCGGGGCGGGGGCGGCGGAGCCGGCCGGAGCCGGAACCCATCATTGACGCCCAGTCCGGGCAGGAGTTGACCGAGAAGGTCGTGTTCATTAATCGCTCCGCGAAAGTCGTCAAGGGCGGACGTCGGTTCAACTTCAGCGCGTTAGTTGTCGTCGGCGACAAGAGTGGCCGCGTCGGGGTGGGGCTGGGCAAGGCGGGCGAGGTGGCGGATGCAATTCGCAAGGGTGGCGAGATGGCCCGTTCGCAGATGGTCAGCGTCTCATTAAGGGAGGGGACCTTGCCGCATGAGGTGTATTCTCAATATTGCGGAGCTAAGGTTCTGCTGCGCCCCGCGTCTCCAGGCACGGGCATCATTGCAGGCAAGTCCGTACGGGCTGTGCTCGAGTTGGCCGGCGTTAAGGACGTCTTGACTAAATCGCTCGGGTCAAAGAATGCCGCTAACGTGGTCAAGGCTTCACTCGACGCGCTGCTGAGCCTTAGGTTGCGCGAGGATATTTACCTCGGACGCGGTTTGGAAATCAAGAAGGCGGCAGCGCCCAAGGCTGCCGAGACAGCATCATCGCCAACTACCGTTTCACCGGATGCTGCACCAACCGCCTAGCTTTTTATGCGATTACATGATCTAAAGCCTCGTCCTGGAGCCCGCCACCGTCGCAAGCGGTTGGGTCAGGGAGAAGCCAGTGGGCGCGGCAAAACCAGTGGCCGGGGCGGCAAGGGCCAGACGGCGCGGTCAGGCAGTTCTATTCGTATCGGTTTCGAAGGTGGCCAAATGCCATTGATTCGGCGAATTCCCAAACGGGGATTCAACAACGCGCGCCATACAACTCGGTACCTGCCGGTGAACGTAGAGGCCCTCAACCATTTCGATGACGGTACGCGGGTGGATGAAGCAATTTTGAAAAAAGCGGGCCTGGCGAATGGCTGCGGGGCTGGCATCAAGATTCTTGGTGCTGGGGAACTGACCCGCAAGCTTGTGGTGAGCGCGCATGCTTTCAGTGCGTCAGCGAAAGCCAAGATCGAGGCTAAAGGGGGAACGTGTGAGCCAACCAAGCCCAAGAA contains these protein-coding regions:
- the rplN gene encoding 50S ribosomal protein L14 codes for the protein MLQVRSILDVADNTGAKRAAAIGVLGRNQRYAHVGDIIKAHIKEAAPDGTVKKGEVVDAVVVRTRQVIRRDDGSYLRFDSNAIVLIDKELNPRGTRIFGPVARELRDKKFMKIVSLAPEVI
- the rpsE gene encoding 30S ribosomal protein S5, yielding MAEPTKVESGEPRPQRGPGRGRRSRPEPEPIIDAQSGQELTEKVVFINRSAKVVKGGRRFNFSALVVVGDKSGRVGVGLGKAGEVADAIRKGGEMARSQMVSVSLREGTLPHEVYSQYCGAKVLLRPASPGTGIIAGKSVRAVLELAGVKDVLTKSLGSKNAANVVKASLDALLSLRLREDIYLGRGLEIKKAAAPKAAETASSPTTVSPDAAPTA
- the rplE gene encoding 50S ribosomal protein L5, whose translation is MKARLYDRYVKEVVPVLKEKHKYTNVHQVPRMEKIVVNMGVSASLEKSAVDDAAKDLALITGRKAAISKSRHNIANFKLRRGLPIGCRVTLRRDAMYEFFDRLIATALPRIRDFRGLSPRSFDGRGNYSLGVGDQTIFPEIELDKIKRQQGMDITIVTSARTDDEALDLLKLMGMPFAEVRQVETKQAKAAESGLDQQSKGG
- the rpsN gene encoding 30S ribosomal protein S14, translating into MAKIAWVQRNKKKAETVKKYAAIRAELKAKRDYAGLAKLPRNASPSRVVNRCSMSGRRHGYLRKFGCSRLTFREGALGGLIPGVTKASW
- the rplO gene encoding 50S ribosomal protein L15, whose protein sequence is MRLHDLKPRPGARHRRKRLGQGEASGRGKTSGRGGKGQTARSGSSIRIGFEGGQMPLIRRIPKRGFNNARHTTRYLPVNVEALNHFDDGTRVDEAILKKAGLANGCGAGIKILGAGELTRKLVVSAHAFSASAKAKIEAKGGTCEPTKPKNVEKAAPAPEKK
- a CDS encoding 50S ribosomal protein L24, whose product is MRRFHVKKGDEAVVIAGADKGKRGRIITVVAKKQRVIVEGAHMIKKHMRKSQQYPQGQIVEREGSIHISNVMRAEDYDARAARRGTATPAQA
- the rplR gene encoding 50S ribosomal protein L18; the encoded protein is MRTEKKHKLALHRRWRVRRKISGTKDSPRMSVCFTNKNIHVQFVDDTAGVTLAAVSTTSKGTPDRKKSAANLASAKVIGALAAQKALEKGIKRVVFDRGSAAFHGKVKVLADAAREGGLHF
- the rplF gene encoding 50S ribosomal protein L6, with the protein product MSRIGKQPIAIPTKVKVEVKGQQIFIEGPKGKLNWELPRRTSLKVEDGKIVVNREGDDSRAKALHGLSRALVNNMVRGVSEGFVKRLEIQGVGFKAAVADNSVNLSLGYSHPIVYKIPSQVKVTVEENTKLVVEGPDRQVVGQVAAELRSFYPPEPYKGKGVRYANERVIRKEGKTVQ
- the rpsH gene encoding 30S ribosomal protein S8, with product MNDPISDMLARIRNANRALLPAVEVPHSKIKEGIAAILKQEGYVVDFAVEGKLPRTIKLKLKYQGRKSVIEGLRRVSTPGLRRYVGAAKIPRVRGGLGVAVVSTSDGLLTDTQARRKNIGGELICYIW